Proteins encoded together in one Nitrospira sp. window:
- the nuoL gene encoding NADH-quinone oxidoreductase subunit L, protein MLYALIPFLPLAAFLVLGLAGSRFKENAHVIAVPAVLLSLILALSAFIQVASGSVISVPLYTWMTSGHLDIHIGLYIDRLTAVMLLLVTGVSSLVHVYTIGYMHGEPGYARFFSYIALFTFSMLMLVLADNLLQLFVFWEAVGLCSYLLIGHWYERASACAAATKAFLVNRVGDFGFLLGLLLVWYQFGSLNYLEIFPVLHEASGLTINLLSLFGGTWEVSLFTLIALLLFTGAVGKSAQVPLHVWLPDAMEGPTPISALIHAATMVTAGVFMVARLAPIYNLSPTAMSVVAVTGGATMLLGATIALTQTDIKRVVAYSTVSQLGYMVMACGLGAYASGMYHLLTHGAFKALLFLGCGSVIIALHHEQDIRRMGGLKKQLPITYWTFVVGSLALAGFPLTAGFFSKDDILASAWSSGNLGQGLAIAGLLTALLTAFYSFRLVFVTFWGQSRVDPHHADHVHEPSKTMTTPLLILALFSVATGYLGIPSFLEPVFATGQEPAAHHGEAGVVIMIVATVLGLIGIAAAYYAYVLNPDLPERLARQWNGLYQASLNKWYVDEVYDRLFVQPTCTVAAALWKRIDIAVIDGAVNGVGKTITWGGWILRLIQSGQTQHYALAMAMGIVIITAYLLL, encoded by the coding sequence ATGCTCTACGCACTCATTCCATTTCTTCCGCTCGCCGCATTCCTCGTCCTCGGACTGGCCGGATCCCGGTTCAAGGAGAACGCCCATGTGATCGCGGTTCCGGCCGTGCTGTTGTCGCTGATACTGGCGCTGTCAGCCTTTATCCAAGTGGCTTCCGGTTCAGTCATTTCCGTCCCCTTGTATACCTGGATGACCTCGGGCCACCTTGATATCCATATCGGCCTCTACATTGACAGACTGACCGCCGTCATGTTGCTCCTGGTCACCGGTGTCAGCTCCCTGGTGCACGTGTATACGATCGGTTACATGCATGGGGAACCAGGCTATGCCCGCTTCTTCAGCTATATCGCGCTATTTACCTTCTCGATGCTCATGCTGGTACTCGCAGACAACCTGCTCCAGTTGTTTGTGTTTTGGGAAGCTGTCGGCCTGTGCTCTTATCTGTTGATCGGCCATTGGTACGAACGTGCGTCTGCTTGTGCGGCGGCAACCAAAGCGTTTCTTGTCAATCGTGTCGGGGATTTTGGCTTTCTGCTCGGCCTGCTCCTTGTCTGGTATCAATTTGGTTCGCTGAACTATCTGGAGATCTTTCCGGTCCTTCATGAGGCCAGTGGCCTGACAATCAATCTCCTTAGCCTTTTCGGGGGCACATGGGAGGTGTCCTTGTTCACGCTGATCGCACTCTTACTGTTCACCGGAGCGGTGGGAAAATCAGCCCAAGTGCCTCTTCACGTCTGGTTACCCGATGCCATGGAAGGTCCGACCCCGATCTCAGCGCTCATTCATGCCGCAACCATGGTCACGGCCGGAGTCTTCATGGTCGCGCGTCTGGCACCAATCTACAACCTCTCTCCGACCGCTATGAGCGTCGTCGCCGTCACCGGAGGTGCCACCATGCTGCTCGGAGCAACTATCGCGTTGACGCAAACAGATATCAAACGTGTCGTCGCCTACTCGACAGTCAGTCAGCTTGGATACATGGTCATGGCCTGCGGACTCGGGGCTTACGCCTCCGGCATGTACCACCTGCTCACACACGGAGCCTTTAAGGCGCTGTTGTTCCTCGGCTGTGGGTCGGTCATTATCGCGCTCCACCACGAGCAGGACATCCGCCGCATGGGCGGGCTAAAAAAACAGTTGCCGATCACCTACTGGACCTTTGTCGTTGGATCACTGGCGCTCGCGGGGTTCCCCCTCACCGCTGGGTTCTTCAGCAAGGATGACATCCTGGCCTCCGCCTGGTCCTCCGGCAATCTTGGGCAGGGACTGGCAATTGCGGGTCTACTGACCGCTCTCCTGACTGCGTTCTACAGCTTCAGGCTGGTGTTTGTGACCTTCTGGGGCCAATCCCGCGTCGATCCTCATCATGCGGATCATGTCCATGAGCCATCAAAAACGATGACGACCCCTCTTCTCATTCTGGCATTGTTTAGTGTCGCCACTGGGTACCTCGGCATCCCCTCATTCCTCGAACCGGTCTTTGCAACTGGGCAGGAACCGGCTGCGCACCATGGAGAAGCCGGTGTCGTCATCATGATCGTAGCCACCGTGCTTGGATTGATCGGCATTGCCGCAGCCTACTACGCCTACGTGCTCAACCCCGATCTTCCGGAACGCCTGGCCCGCCAGTGGAACGGGCTATACCAGGCTTCATTGAACAAGTGGTATGTCGATGAAGTCTATGACCGGCTGTTCGTACAGCCCACATGTACGGTCGCTGCCGCACTCTGGAAACGCATCGACATTGCCGTCATCGACGGCGCGGTCAATGGTGTTGGAAAAACGATCACGTGGGGGGGATGGATCTTGAGGTTAATCCAGAGCGGGCAAACCCAACATTATGCGTTGGCCATGGCGATGGGTATCGTGATCATCACGGCCTATCTGCTGCTCTGA
- the nuoK gene encoding NADH-quinone oxidoreductase subunit NuoK, whose translation MPISYYLILSGIVFLTGIVGVLIRRNIIAILLSVELMLNATNINFVAFSDYFRDLGGQVFVFFALTVAAAEVAVGLAIIIALHRSRATINIEEFNLLKW comes from the coding sequence ATCCCCATCTCCTACTATCTGATTCTGAGCGGGATCGTATTCCTGACGGGCATCGTCGGCGTACTCATCCGTCGCAACATCATCGCAATCCTGCTCTCAGTTGAACTGATGCTGAATGCGACGAATATTAACTTTGTCGCCTTCTCCGATTATTTTCGAGACCTGGGTGGACAAGTGTTTGTTTTCTTTGCCCTCACCGTCGCCGCTGCAGAGGTGGCAGTGGGGCTGGCGATCATCATCGCTCTCCATCGTTCGCGGGCTACCATCAATATCGAAGAATTCAATTTATTGAAATGGTAA
- a CDS encoding NADH-quinone oxidoreductase subunit J, producing MSLLFFGYFAAMIIATSILVVALKNPVYSALSLLVMFFHVAGLFITLHAEFLAAVQIIVYAGAILVLYLFVVMILNVKQDDRYHSQWRIAGFVCAPLLIESIVLLSGGARTRTTGAQAVPDPSVEPLAPDNTLAIGQTLFSTYLFPFEVASLVLLVAMIGAIVLAKREIGDQDNASPMVRTKVTE from the coding sequence ATGTCGCTTCTCTTTTTTGGATACTTTGCCGCGATGATTATCGCGACGTCCATTCTTGTGGTCGCGCTGAAAAACCCCGTCTACAGCGCACTCTCCCTTCTTGTGATGTTTTTCCACGTCGCAGGGCTGTTCATCACGCTTCATGCGGAATTCTTGGCCGCCGTGCAAATTATCGTCTATGCCGGCGCCATCCTGGTGCTGTATTTGTTCGTTGTCATGATCTTGAACGTGAAACAAGATGACCGTTACCATAGCCAATGGCGGATTGCGGGATTCGTCTGTGCTCCTTTACTGATCGAATCCATAGTCCTCCTCTCCGGTGGAGCAAGAACTCGCACGACCGGTGCTCAGGCTGTGCCAGACCCATCAGTGGAGCCACTTGCTCCGGATAATACATTGGCGATCGGGCAAACGCTGTTTTCCACCTATCTCTTCCCATTTGAGGTCGCCTCCTTGGTGCTCTTGGTCGCCATGATCGGTGCCATCGTCCTCGCGAAGCGAGAGATTGGGGACCAGGACAATGCCAGCCCCATGGTTCGAACGAAGGTCACCGAATGA
- the nuoI gene encoding NADH-quinone oxidoreductase subunit NuoI, whose translation MRSAPTTKRLSLSEWFKTITFYELLVGMKATLSHLLNYRPVTLQYPHEKRTLPDNYRGMLALLRYDDGTEKCVGCDLCEAACPSRVIRVVSAEVPGEPTKRYSKEYYMDMTRCLFCGMCVDACPVDALGMTREFEWAVYDKRQLHLNKQQLLAIGDRSFPIREKRLELQHPNVAFFNVAFNHVPPKPN comes from the coding sequence ATGAGATCCGCCCCCACGACCAAACGCCTCAGCCTATCCGAATGGTTCAAGACGATTACGTTTTATGAACTTCTCGTCGGCATGAAGGCGACGCTCTCTCACCTGCTCAACTACCGTCCGGTGACATTGCAATACCCGCACGAGAAACGCACGCTACCGGACAACTATCGAGGTATGCTCGCCCTCCTCCGCTACGACGACGGAACGGAGAAATGCGTAGGATGCGACCTCTGTGAGGCGGCGTGTCCGTCACGCGTGATCCGCGTCGTCAGCGCCGAAGTCCCTGGCGAACCGACGAAACGCTACTCCAAAGAATATTACATGGACATGACCCGGTGCTTGTTCTGCGGGATGTGCGTGGATGCCTGTCCGGTCGATGCACTGGGAATGACACGGGAATTTGAATGGGCGGTATACGACAAACGGCAACTCCATCTGAACAAACAGCAGTTGCTCGCGATCGGGGATCGTTCCTTTCCGATTCGCGAGAAACGCTTGGAACTGCAGCATCCAAACGTGGCGTTCTTTAACGTGGCGTTCAACCACGTGCCACCAAAGCCGAACTGA